A region of the Dasypus novemcinctus isolate mDasNov1 chromosome X, mDasNov1.1.hap2, whole genome shotgun sequence genome:
caaatgccttttctgcatcgattgagatgatcatgtgtgtgtttttttttcccatcagtttgttaatgtggtgttttatgttaattgatttttcaaatgttgaaccacccttgcatacctggaataaatcccacttggttgtgatgtataaatcttttgatacactgttggattcgatttgcaagtgtttttttttttttgagaatttttgcatctatgttcaatagagagattgttctgtaattttctttacttgtaatgtctttatctggctttggtagtaggatGATGTTGGcgtcataaaatgtattggggaattttcccttctcttcaattttttggaagagtttaaacagcattgttgttaattcttcttgaaatgcttggtagaattcacctgtgaagccatctggtcctggacttttctttgttgagagatttttgatgacagattcagtctctttaaatgtgatttgttttgttaagttcttgtatttcttgtagtgtctgtGTAGATTGTGTATTtcgaggaatttgtccatttcttctaggctgtctagtttgttggcatacagtttctcctaatatcctctttttttttattttattattttattttttttatttttgttggtttTGGTCAAACTTTTTTATTTAGTATTCTGTAGTTGTTTAACACACACTTAAATGGTCTTACTGCttactgggggaggggagaaaggggaggttCTTGCAGATTCCTAAAGAAATGTCAGAAAGGCAAAATATGGCCAGCATtatatccatgtttttttttggcggggggggggggggggggggggggctttacTGGGTGAATAGCACTTTCCTTACATAAGCATCTGATCTCAGTTTTCCATACTGAGAACAGAGATTTCAGTTTGAAGACATCCTGAAATCCTAATTGTAGCATTACCCCCACCACCCGCTAAAATATCTAGCTTGTATAGGCAGAAAGATTCATCTCTCCATTTTAGATGGCTAGATGTTTGTGGAAGCTCTCTGGAGTGCTTGCTGCATTTACTGGGGAAAATCAGATTGGAAGTGGCCTTTAGGGACATTCTTACTTGGAAAATTACAACACTAGTACACAAGTCAAGTCTTACACATTTAACATTTGCTTGTTGAAAGCAATgtcataaatcaaataaaattaaacatgttttaCTTTTCCTCACAAGAACATAAAAATTATGGAGGGGaaacttaacaggtaatttaaaaaAGGTAACACAATTTTTCCTCTTAGTAGTCCTTGGGTATTTATGACAACTGTTtccactttttgtttgtttcctttgaaCAGGGGTTTTGATccatagttttgtttgtttttagtatcTGCTTCTGCCTCCCCCTCTATCAGATCAACTTCCTCCACGGCCACCACCTTTTGGTGCTCCGCGGCTTGAACTGCTGTAGGAATCACGTGGAGGAGGGTACCCCCTTTCCATAGAAGGGGGAAGCCCTCTTTCTTGTCTGCCAACCCGATCACGGCCACTTGAGTAGAGATCTCTTCGGCTGCTTGAGTAACTGTCTCGACTTCCACCATGTCCGTCCCGTGAGCTGCTGTAATCATCATAGCGACTGCTTCCACCATAAGATGGCGGGGGCCCTCGTGTAGGTGGAGCACTACGTGAGTTACCATAACTCTCATATGAATCTCTGTAGGACCCTCCACTCGGATGATCTGAATAATCTCGATCACGACCATAGCCATCTCTATCACTATAGCCTCTTGAAGGGTAGTCATCACGTGAACTGGAATGACCATAATCACGGTATGTATAATCTCTTGGTGGTGGTGCATAATCTCTCGTATCACGAGAACTTGGGTAATCTCTGCTTGAATAGCTGTCTTTAGTAGAATATCCATCATCTCTTGGGGACAAATAAACATCTCTACGAGAGGGCAAGGGTTCCCTTCGTGGCGGGCCTCCATAACTATCTCTTCCACGTGAAACAGGAGCTCTCCCTCCCATTCCACTGCTGCTGCGAACTGGTCCTGAGGGAGCAGATCTTTTAGGAGGAGGTCCCCCACTTCGTGGTGGTGGTCCTCTTTTCACTGGAAGTGGTCCCCTAGAAGAGGTCATGTTAAAATCCATGGAATAGCCACCATCATCCATGTGCCCTCCACGTGAGGGAGGTCCTCTGGTTCCTCCGCTTCCTCCTCTTCCGCCTCTAAGACCTCTAGGAGGGCCCCTGCTTCTTGGAGGTGGAGGTGGTCCATGTCTACCACTTTCAAATGATGGTTTAGTGGCTTGTTCTACCTTGATGGCTTTTCCATCTAAGGACTTTCCATTCATGTCTCTGGCTGCATCCTTGGCATCTGCCGGGCTTTCAAAGGTGACAAAAGCAAAACCTCTCGACTTGTTGGTTTCACGATCTTTCATCAAGAGTACTTCCACTATTCGTCCATATTTGCCAAACACTGCTTCAGGggctttctcatttgtttctgtaTTGAGCCCTCCAATGAAGAGCTTTCCCGGACGGTCTGCttcaaccatttttttttcccgGAGTCGGAGAATCTAGAACGGTTTCAAGCTTCCAGGAACTCGCCAACAGGCGCTTCCTAGCTGCTCAGGAGGCTTGCGGGCTGCCGGGTAGGGGGAGAGGGTACAAGAAGAAAGCCGGCGGAAGAGGATACGACGAGAAAGTCGCTAGCACTACTGCGCAACGAGAGCCTAATATCctcttaatctttttatttctgtggggtcagtcataacttcacccctttcatttctgattttatttatttacatctcctctgtttttctttgttagactagCTAGAGATTTGTctattttactgatcttctcaaagaaccaccttttggttttgtagattttctctattgtttttttgttctcaatttcatttattgctgctctaatatttattattgctttggggatggtttgctgttctttttatactttctccagttgttcagttataCCTTTGATTTAAACTCTctcatcttttttaatatagacatttaaggctctgaatttccctcttaggactgccttcactgtatcccataagttttgataagctgtgttgttgttttcattcgtctcaatatatttactagtttctcttacaatttcttctttgacccactgattatttaggagtgtgttgttcagcctccacacatttgcaaatttacctgtttcctgtctattattgatttttaggttcattccattatgatctgagaaggtggtttgtataatttcaatctttttatatttattgagacttacaTTGTGACCTAatttatggtctatcctggaaaaagatccatgagcacttaagaagaatgtataatctcctgagtttgggtgcaaagttctgtatatgtcttttgggTCTAGCtcgtttataatattgttcaagttctctgtttccttgttgaccttctgtctaattgttctaatgatgtgagtgttgTGTTGACATCTCCAATGataattgtagagatgtctatttctccctacagttttgccagtttgcctcatgtattttggagtacCCTGGtcagatgcatagatatttatgactattatttcttcctagtggattgtcccttttattaatatataatggccttctgtatctgttataacttttttgcatttaaagtctgttttgtccaatattagcatagctacccctgctctttttttttttttaacctgctctttttttgattactgtttgtatGGAGtagctttttccaaccttttacttccagccagtttatatccctgggtctaaggtgagtcgcTTGTAAGCAGCatttggatggctcatgttttttctatccattctgtcagcctgtatcttttgattgggtagtttaatccattcatattcaatgttattactataaatgcattatttacttccaacaTTTTATGCTTTGGTGTTCATATGTCATACCTTGTTTTCacctttctttttactcttttggttatactttctgctcttctttcttctatgttctcctccaagcctctctctcctgtgtttttctttcaggctataaGTCTCCTTTAATAATTCCTGCAaagctggattcttttttataaactcttttgtttctctttgtgaatattttaaactcaccttcatatttgaaggataattttgctggacaAAGAAgtctcagggaagtggatgtggctcaagcaattgggctcctgtctaccgtatAGGAGATCCAGAGTTCAATTCCTAggggctcctggtgaaggccagctggctggcatggcgagctggcctgagcagagagctggcccatgtgccgtgctgggccatgcagtgagctggagagctggcacagcaagatgatgcaacaaaaaaagacacggaggagagacaagggacacagcagaccagggagctgaggtggtgcaagagattgagcaactctctcccactcctgaaggtcccagggtcagttcctgctgctacctaaagagaagacaagcagacacagaagaatgcacagcaaatggacacagagagcagacaacagggggtgggaggagagaaaaagaaataatcctttaaaaaaaaagaattcttagctggcagtttttctctttcattatcctaattgtatcatattaccatcttcttacctccatgatttctgatgagaaatccacacaaagtcttactggatatcccttgtatgtgatgttttgtctctcccttactgttctcagaattttctctttatctttgacatttgattttctgagtagtatgtgtcttggagtacatctatttgcatttattctgattggggaaCACAGCACTTTTTGGACAtggaagttcatttcttttgtgagagttggaaaattttcagctattatttcctcagatactctttctgccctttttccttctcttctcatactggaactcccatgacatgtatgttgttgtgttttgtattatcattcaattccctacttaattttttcctttcttttctctcttgtaTTCTAGATTTTCTGTCTTTGctgtcacttattctttcttctatcattttgagtctgctgttgtatgcctctaatgtgttttttttttttttttttttttttttttgctgcgtcttgtttccttgtccacttctgttgtcgtcagcggcacgggaagtgtgggcggcgccattcctcggcaggctgctccctccttcgcgctgggcggctctccctacgggcgcactccttgcgcgtggggctcccctacgtgggggacacccctgcgtggcagggcactccttgcgcacatcagcactgcgcatgggccagctccacgtgggtcaaggaggcccggggcttgaaccgtgggcctcccatgtggtagacggacaccctaaccactgggccaaagtccgtttccctctaatgtgttttttatctcacctattgtgtctttcattcccatgagctctgttacttttctgtttaggttttcaaattcttctttgtgctcactcagtgtcttcttgatgtcctttatctttttaaccatattgtctttcaactcatgaaCTCGATTTTGGAAATGTATGTGTATCTCATTGATTAGATGTCTCAAATACtacatctcttctggggctttgatatatttcttttcttgggccatttcttccacttttctaatttggcctgtaattttttgctgatatcttggcatctgattaggatggtgagattACTCAGctactcaatttctctctttttcatagggatttagtcaTGGGAGCCTGTGTGttattgctgttctttgattcttggttcaacctgttctgggtctttagcattttccctgttagttgctcaaatatggGCCCTGGGCCCAATAATAGGTCACAGACCCGCTTCCTAGGTTCTTAGGGAGGGaggccagggcccactggatggaatgtgggagagtgtgggctatgatgtggaccattgaccatgaggtgcagcgatgcccagagatgtacttaccaaatgcaatggatgtgtcatgatgatgggagagagtgttgctggggggtggggcggtggggttgaatggaacttcatattttttcaatgtaatattttttaaaaaaagaatttaaaaaaatctggaaaagtgtctcctacttatttttagttTCCTCATGTACATTTCCTTGGCCCACCAGATGGCGCTCCTTGGCAGACCTCTCAGTTCAATGTCTGgtagagtgtgtttgctgcaacactgaccagatcaatgtgatagtCTCCTGCCTGGAGGCAAAGAGCCTCATAATTTAGGCTTTCTCAGAGTTAGTTCTGCAACCTTCACTGtcagtcccctcccttttcctgggtaggaaataattctactACCCTCTGCATcgtcaacaaccagtcctggccagtagagagggagattgagaggtttGGATTTAGTCCCTTggcagctcccaaggcaaactaTGGCATAGTCCCAGCTGCCCTGGAAGGCCTCGTGGAACACAGCAGATCAAGGTTGTGGGTCaagagctgagtcagccttaggctgtaccccctttcttcccttttctgggGAGGTGGGTCTTTGAGGCCCCCTTTGTCGATAGCCACCAGCCCCAAGGCCTGAGATTTCAGAAGTGTCTATATGGATAGATGAGGGGAAATGTTCGCAGT
Encoded here:
- the LOC101417533 gene encoding RNA-binding motif protein, X chromosome-like is translated as MVEADRPGKLFIGGLNTETNEKAPEAVFGKYGRIVEVLLMKDRETNKSRGFAFVTFESPADAKDAARDMNGKSLDGKAIKVEQATKPSFESGRHGPPPPPRSRGPPRGLRGGRGGSGGTRGPPSRGGHMDDGGYSMDFNMTSSRGPLPVKRGPPPRSGGPPPKRSAPSGPVRSSSGMGGRAPVSRGRDSYGGPPRREPLPSRRDVYLSPRDDGYSTKDSYSSRDYPSSRDTRDYAPPPRDYTYRDYGHSSSRDDYPSRGYSDRDGYGRDRDYSDHPSGGSYRDSYESYGNSRSAPPTRGPPPSYGGSSRYDDYSSSRDGHGGSRDSYSSSRRDLYSSGRDRVGRQERGLPPSMERGYPPPRDSYSSSSRGAPKGGGRGGS